The following are from one region of the Streptomyces rubrogriseus genome:
- a CDS encoding C40 family peptidase: MGTHRRPRQRAKGGGRARTAATITLAGAATATGLGGTTVHADPQPTAAQVRAKVDKLYQEAEVATEKYNGAKEKADAAERRLEDLRDEAARKEDRLNSAREALGSVAAAQYRSGGLDPALQLALSSEPDRYLDGAALAERAGSRQQAEVGRVRKELRGIEQLRGAARVEAASLKSRRAELKRHRETVTGKLEKARRLLSRLTTEDRADVGDRASRSAPGPREDLSPSSQAPNSRAAAAVAYAYQKLGSPYVWGATGPNAFDCSGLTQAAYRAAGISLPRTTYAQIDTGRRVARSELLPGDLVFFYSGISHVGIYVGDGRMIHAPNPSAPVRVAPVDEMPFAGAARVA; this comes from the coding sequence GTGGGAACGCACCGCAGGCCGCGACAGCGCGCGAAGGGCGGCGGCAGAGCCCGTACGGCGGCCACGATCACCCTCGCGGGTGCGGCCACCGCGACGGGCCTGGGCGGGACGACCGTGCACGCCGATCCGCAGCCGACGGCGGCGCAGGTCAGGGCCAAGGTGGACAAGCTCTACCAGGAGGCCGAGGTGGCCACGGAGAAGTACAACGGCGCGAAGGAGAAGGCGGACGCCGCCGAACGGCGCCTGGAGGACCTGCGCGACGAGGCCGCCCGCAAGGAGGACCGGCTGAACTCGGCGCGGGAGGCGCTGGGTTCGGTCGCGGCCGCGCAGTACCGCAGCGGCGGCCTCGACCCGGCCCTGCAACTGGCGCTCTCCTCCGAGCCGGACCGGTATCTCGACGGCGCCGCGTTGGCCGAGCGCGCGGGCAGCCGGCAGCAGGCCGAGGTGGGTCGCGTACGCAAGGAACTCCGCGGCATCGAGCAACTGCGCGGCGCCGCCCGCGTCGAGGCGGCCTCGCTGAAGTCGCGCCGGGCCGAGCTGAAACGTCACCGCGAGACCGTCACCGGCAAGCTGGAGAAGGCGCGCCGCCTGCTGTCCCGGCTGACCACCGAGGACCGCGCCGACGTCGGCGACCGGGCCTCCCGCTCGGCGCCGGGCCCCCGGGAGGACCTGTCCCCCTCGTCCCAGGCCCCCAACTCCCGCGCGGCAGCGGCCGTCGCCTACGCCTACCAGAAGCTCGGCAGCCCCTACGTGTGGGGCGCGACCGGCCCGAACGCCTTCGACTGCTCGGGCCTCACCCAGGCCGCCTACCGCGCCGCCGGCATCTCCCTCCCCCGCACCACCTACGCCCAGATCGACACGGGCCGCCGCGTCGCACGGTCCGAACTCCTCCCGGGCGACCTGGTCTTCTTCTACTCCGGCATCAGCCACGTCGGCATCTACGTCGGCGACGGCCGGATGATCCACGCCCCGAACCCGTCGGCCCCGGTCCGCGTCGCCCCGGTCGACGAGATGCCCTTCGCGGGGGCTGCGCGGGTGGCGTGA
- a CDS encoding LuxR C-terminal-related transcriptional regulator has product MSDPTEANGTAGTAGAGEAAGPAQPAGDGAGERRVRVVLVDDHRMFRTGVQAEIGQTAVTGVEVVGEAADVDQAVTVITATRPEVVLLDVHLPGGGGVEVLRRCAPLMSDTERPVRFLALSVSDAAEDVIGVIRGGARGYVTKTITGTDLVNSVFRVQEGDAVFSPRLAGFVLDAFASTDAPPVDEDLDRLTQREREVLRLIARGYAYKEIAKQLYISVKTVESHVSAVLRKLQLSNRHELTRWATARRLV; this is encoded by the coding sequence ATGAGCGACCCGACCGAGGCGAACGGAACGGCGGGAACGGCGGGGGCGGGCGAGGCGGCCGGGCCCGCGCAGCCGGCCGGTGACGGCGCGGGGGAGCGCCGCGTACGCGTGGTGCTCGTCGACGACCACCGCATGTTCCGCACCGGCGTCCAGGCCGAGATCGGCCAGACCGCCGTGACCGGGGTCGAGGTCGTGGGCGAGGCCGCCGACGTCGACCAGGCCGTCACCGTCATCACCGCGACCCGCCCCGAGGTCGTCCTCCTCGACGTCCACCTCCCCGGCGGCGGCGGGGTCGAGGTACTGCGCCGCTGCGCCCCCCTGATGAGCGACACCGAGCGGCCCGTCCGCTTCCTCGCCCTCTCCGTCTCGGACGCGGCGGAGGACGTGATCGGGGTCATCCGCGGCGGCGCCCGGGGCTACGTCACGAAGACCATCACCGGCACGGACCTGGTCAACTCCGTCTTCCGGGTCCAGGAGGGCGACGCCGTCTTCTCCCCGCGCCTGGCCGGCTTCGTCCTCGACGCCTTCGCCTCCACCGACGCCCCGCCGGTCGACGAGGACCTCGACCGCCTCACCCAGCGCGAGCGCGAGGTGCTGCGCCTGATCGCCCGCGGGTACGCCTACAAGGAGATCGCCAAGCAGCTCTACATCTCGGTCAAGACCGTCGAGTCCCACGTCTCCGCGGTGCTCCGCAAACTCCAGCTGTCCAACCGGCACGAACTGACCCGCTGGGCGACGGCACGCCGGCTGGTGTGA
- a CDS encoding ATP-binding protein has protein sequence MPEAAAAPVVEPRPPRKLYRSSDGRWLGGVARGLAGHLGLPVVWVRFAFVGLFMADGLGALLYAAFWFFVPLGVGGVEAQKPPSLVTSETGPDGRRRLVTRKPDKGQIVALLLMVVVALVFVGNVDLGGGAKAYLWPTVLVGAGVALVWRQADNARRARWAEVGRHRRTVTLLRSVGGVLLVTAGVTGIFVLQGSAAHLGSVLQAALAVLVGITLLAGPYLVRMTQDLSEERLMRIRAQERAEVAAHVHDSVLHTLTLIQRNAENAGEVRRLARAQERDLRSWLYKPEGNGKDEDDEPTTLAEAVKRNAAEVEDKHGVPLEVVVVGDCPLDERISAQMQAAREAMVNAAKYGGEGGAVQVYAEVEGRTVFVSVRDRGPGFDFDSIPADRMGVRESIIGRMERNGGTARLRAVPDGGTEVELEMERAEKTS, from the coding sequence ATGCCGGAAGCCGCAGCAGCACCCGTCGTCGAACCGCGGCCGCCGCGCAAGCTCTACCGCAGCAGCGACGGACGCTGGCTCGGTGGGGTGGCGCGGGGGCTCGCCGGGCATCTCGGGCTGCCCGTCGTCTGGGTCCGGTTCGCCTTCGTCGGCCTGTTCATGGCCGACGGCCTGGGCGCGCTGCTGTACGCCGCCTTCTGGTTCTTCGTGCCGCTGGGCGTCGGGGGAGTGGAGGCACAGAAGCCGCCGTCCCTCGTCACCTCCGAGACCGGCCCCGACGGCCGCCGCAGACTCGTCACGCGCAAACCGGACAAGGGCCAGATAGTCGCCCTGCTCCTCATGGTCGTCGTCGCGCTGGTCTTCGTGGGCAACGTCGACCTGGGCGGCGGCGCCAAGGCCTACCTCTGGCCGACCGTGCTCGTCGGCGCCGGCGTCGCCCTCGTCTGGCGCCAGGCGGACAACGCGCGCCGGGCCCGCTGGGCCGAGGTGGGTCGCCATCGCCGCACGGTCACCCTGCTGCGCTCGGTGGGCGGCGTCCTGTTGGTGACGGCCGGTGTCACCGGCATCTTCGTCCTCCAGGGATCCGCCGCCCACCTCGGCTCCGTCCTCCAGGCGGCCCTGGCCGTCCTCGTCGGCATAACCCTCCTCGCCGGGCCCTACCTGGTGCGGATGACGCAGGACCTCTCCGAGGAGCGGCTGATGCGCATCCGCGCGCAGGAGCGCGCCGAGGTCGCCGCCCACGTCCACGACTCGGTGCTGCACACCCTGACCCTGATCCAGCGCAACGCGGAGAACGCGGGCGAGGTGCGCCGCCTGGCCCGGGCCCAGGAGCGTGACCTGCGCTCCTGGCTCTACAAACCCGAGGGCAACGGCAAGGACGAGGACGACGAGCCCACCACCCTCGCCGAGGCCGTGAAGCGCAACGCCGCGGAGGTCGAGGACAAGCACGGCGTCCCCCTCGAGGTGGTCGTCGTCGGCGACTGCCCGCTCGACGAGCGGATCAGCGCACAGATGCAGGCCGCGCGCGAAGCGATGGTGAACGCGGCCAAGTACGGTGGCGAGGGCGGCGCCGTACAGGTCTACGCCGAAGTCGAGGGCAGGACGGTCTTCGTGTCCGTCCGGGACCGCGGTCCCGGCTTCGACTTCGACTCGATACCCGCCGACCGCATGGGCGTCAGAGAATCGATCATCGGCCGCATGGAGCGCAACGGCGGCACGGCGCGGCTGCGCGCGGTGCCGGACGGCGGCACGGAGGTCGAACTGGAAATGGAGAGGGCGGAGAAGACGTCATGA
- a CDS encoding PspC domain-containing protein gives MTDHEHAATGPGPGSGPRPPRGAGPQDAAPAADAGAASPGDAGGTDAPAPPHRFRRDRRHKSLAGVCAGLGRQCDLDPVIFRITLAVLSATGGIGLIFYGFAWLFVPYEDEEENEVRKLLTGRVDGHALAAVLFALVGCGVFLTMLRNGGVLTFAVVLSLLLAGAGYWSRHRRAPEPDPLSAQAVADAPPEAKAPPIMYTWPSWWRDPIVKDGTHDGGTGYMWGPPDSAERDIAAAVNIGRGIPGRRDRATAGDRHSWSPQTRGPRGIGGWVFLLALLAGFLGTRLTWDDHPLGTSLQTGLACALAVFGLGIAVSSFLGRTGAGSIFLAVITAGLLAGSAAVPENVGTEWVRTTWKPVVAADVRDQYDLGTGSGTLDLSRLDLAEGQTVTTRADVGMGRIRVVVPPDVTVRLTVEVGVGDIQLPGDNEKDVDVAPGKRKEITLPPAEGAENSGTLDLDLQVGVGQAEVSRAAS, from the coding sequence ATGACCGATCACGAGCACGCCGCGACGGGTCCGGGACCCGGCTCCGGCCCGCGCCCCCCGCGGGGCGCCGGGCCGCAGGATGCCGCGCCCGCCGCGGATGCCGGTGCGGCTAGCCCGGGCGACGCCGGCGGCACGGATGCCCCCGCCCCGCCGCACCGGTTCCGGCGCGACCGGCGGCACAAGTCGCTGGCCGGAGTGTGCGCCGGCCTCGGGCGGCAGTGCGACCTGGACCCGGTGATCTTCCGGATCACACTCGCGGTCCTCTCCGCGACCGGCGGCATCGGCCTGATCTTCTACGGCTTCGCCTGGCTCTTCGTCCCCTACGAGGACGAGGAGGAGAACGAGGTGCGCAAGCTGCTGACCGGCCGGGTGGACGGCCACGCGCTGGCGGCGGTGCTCTTCGCCCTGGTCGGCTGCGGCGTCTTCCTCACCATGCTGCGCAACGGCGGGGTGCTGACCTTCGCCGTCGTCCTCTCCCTGCTCCTCGCGGGCGCCGGGTACTGGTCGCGGCACCGCAGGGCCCCCGAACCGGACCCGCTGTCGGCGCAGGCCGTGGCGGACGCCCCGCCGGAGGCCAAGGCACCGCCGATCATGTACACCTGGCCCTCCTGGTGGCGCGACCCCATCGTCAAGGACGGCACCCACGACGGCGGGACGGGCTACATGTGGGGCCCGCCGGACTCCGCGGAGCGCGACATCGCGGCGGCCGTCAACATCGGCCGCGGCATCCCGGGGCGCCGCGACCGCGCCACCGCGGGCGACCGGCACTCCTGGTCCCCGCAGACCCGCGGCCCCCGCGGCATCGGCGGCTGGGTCTTCCTCCTGGCCCTGCTCGCCGGTTTCCTCGGGACCCGGCTGACCTGGGACGACCACCCGCTCGGCACGAGTCTGCAGACCGGCCTGGCGTGCGCGCTGGCGGTCTTCGGCCTCGGAATCGCGGTCAGTTCCTTCCTCGGGCGCACGGGAGCCGGTTCGATCTTCCTGGCCGTCATCACGGCGGGCCTGCTGGCCGGGTCGGCCGCCGTCCCGGAGAACGTGGGCACCGAATGGGTGCGGACCACCTGGAAGCCCGTGGTGGCCGCCGACGTCCGCGACCAGTACGACCTCGGCACGGGCAGCGGCACCCTCGACCTGTCCCGCCTCGACCTGGCCGAGGGGCAGACGGTGACCACCAGGGCCGACGTGGGCATGGGCCGAATACGGGTCGTCGTGCCGCCGGACGTGACCGTGCGGCTGACGGTCGAGGTGGGGGTGGGCGACATCCAGCTGCCCGGCGACAACGAGAAGGACGTGGACGTGGCACCCGGCAAGCGCAAGGAGATCACCCTGCCCCCCGCCGAGGGCGCCGAGAACTCCGGCACGCTCGACCTCGACCTCCAGGTCGGCGTCGGGCAGGCGGAGGTGTCCCGTGCTGCGTCATAG
- a CDS encoding DoxX family membrane protein yields the protein MTHGMRTDAHISPGSGGDWRDHAARYALLPLRIFLGVTFVYAGLDKLTDSAFMKDSGAGSVGDMMRTVRDSSAVPALVDLALKNPPGFGYAIALGELAVGIGTLLGLLTRLAALGGALISLSLWLTVSWASDPYYYGNDLAYLMAWLPLVLAGAPLLSLDALLRTRRRRRTGGYR from the coding sequence ATGACGCACGGTATGCGGACGGATGCGCACATCTCACCCGGGAGCGGGGGCGACTGGCGGGACCACGCCGCCCGGTACGCCCTCCTGCCCCTGCGGATCTTCCTCGGTGTCACCTTCGTCTACGCCGGACTGGACAAGCTGACCGACAGCGCCTTCATGAAGGACTCCGGCGCCGGTTCCGTCGGCGACATGATGCGCACCGTGCGGGACTCCTCGGCCGTCCCCGCCCTGGTCGACCTCGCCCTGAAGAACCCGCCCGGTTTCGGCTACGCCATCGCGCTGGGCGAGCTGGCCGTCGGCATCGGCACCCTGCTCGGGCTGCTCACGCGCCTGGCGGCGCTGGGCGGTGCGCTGATCTCGCTCAGCCTGTGGCTGACCGTCAGCTGGGCCTCCGACCCCTACTACTACGGCAACGACCTCGCCTACCTGATGGCCTGGCTCCCTCTCGTCCTCGCGGGCGCCCCGCTGCTGTCCCTGGACGCCCTGCTGCGTACCCGGCGCAGGCGGCGGACGGGCGGATACCGCTAG
- a CDS encoding class II aldolase/adducin family protein, translated as MHGTPGAAEPPPLPTDRLRFAMPPRHDSVEDERRHRKERLAGALRLFGRHGFEDGVSGHITVRDPLYTDCFWVNPFGVPFAHITVSDLVLVNSEGQVVEGGHHVNQAAFTVHSQVHAARPDVVAVAHCHSVHGRALSALGEPLEPITQESCAFYEDHALYDSYSGVAVDAEEGRRIARVLGSGKALVLRNHGLLTVGDSVDAAAWWFLSLERSCQVQLLAKAAGRPVPIGHRQAVATREQLGGDLVAWINYQPLWQEVTRREPDLFD; from the coding sequence ATGCACGGGACGCCCGGGGCCGCCGAGCCCCCGCCGCTGCCCACCGACCGGCTGCGGTTCGCGATGCCGCCCAGGCACGACTCGGTCGAGGACGAACGCCGGCACCGCAAGGAGCGGCTCGCGGGCGCGCTGCGCCTCTTCGGGCGCCACGGGTTCGAGGACGGGGTCTCCGGTCACATCACGGTCCGCGACCCCCTGTACACCGACTGCTTCTGGGTCAACCCCTTCGGCGTGCCCTTCGCGCACATCACGGTGAGCGATCTGGTGCTGGTCAACTCCGAGGGCCAGGTGGTGGAGGGCGGCCACCACGTCAACCAGGCCGCCTTCACGGTGCACTCCCAGGTCCACGCCGCCCGTCCGGACGTGGTCGCGGTCGCCCACTGCCACTCGGTGCACGGGCGCGCCCTGTCGGCCCTCGGCGAGCCGCTCGAACCGATCACCCAGGAGAGCTGCGCCTTCTACGAGGACCACGCCCTGTACGACTCCTACTCGGGCGTCGCCGTCGACGCCGAGGAGGGGCGGCGCATCGCACGGGTGCTCGGCTCCGGCAAGGCGCTCGTGCTGCGCAACCACGGGCTGCTGACGGTCGGCGACTCCGTGGACGCGGCGGCCTGGTGGTTCCTGTCGCTGGAGCGGTCCTGCCAGGTGCAGCTGCTGGCGAAGGCGGCGGGGCGGCCGGTGCCGATCGGCCACCGGCAGGCCGTGGCGACCCGGGAGCAGCTCGGCGGCGACCTGGTGGCGTGGATCAACTACCAGCCCTTGTGGCAGGAGGTCACCCGACGCGAACCGGACCTGTTCGACTGA
- a CDS encoding pyridoxamine 5'-phosphate oxidase family protein — MTSGTPVNWAGFAAAEPGLADTVEARFGAYPHHVLATLRKDGSPRTAGLEVRFLTGELWLGMMPDSLKALDLRRDPRFALQANPGDGTGMGGGDVRITGRAIEVEDPRTKAGYVREVEPPEPFHLFRTELTEVVRTRVEDDEYLVVEVWQPGRPLRTVRRA, encoded by the coding sequence ATGACATCAGGCACCCCTGTGAACTGGGCCGGTTTCGCCGCCGCCGAACCGGGCCTGGCCGACACCGTCGAGGCGCGCTTCGGCGCGTACCCGCACCACGTGCTCGCCACCCTCCGCAAGGACGGTTCGCCCCGCACCGCCGGACTGGAGGTGCGGTTCCTCACCGGCGAGCTGTGGCTCGGCATGATGCCGGACTCGCTGAAGGCGCTCGACCTGCGCCGCGACCCGCGCTTCGCACTCCAGGCGAACCCGGGGGACGGCACCGGCATGGGCGGCGGGGACGTGCGGATCACCGGCCGGGCGATCGAGGTCGAGGACCCGCGGACAAAGGCCGGATACGTGCGAGAGGTGGAACCGCCGGAGCCGTTCCACCTCTTCCGCACCGAGCTGACGGAGGTCGTGCGCACCCGCGTCGAGGACGACGAGTACCTCGTCGTCGAGGTCTGGCAGCCCGGCAGACCCCTGCGCACCGTCAGGCGCGCCTGA
- the guaA gene encoding glutamine-hydrolyzing GMP synthase — MSSATPAAAAPDTVLVVDFGAQYAQLIARRVREARVYSEIVPSSMPVEEILAKNPAAIILSGGPSSVYEAGAPTLDRSLFEAGVPVFGMCYGFQLMAQTLGGTVDNSGAREYGRTELAVSKPSSTLFEGTPAEQSVWMSHGDACSAAPEGFTVTGSTDVVPVAAFENDEKKLYGVQYHPEVMHSTHGQQVLEHFLYRGAGLSPDWTTGNVIEEQVAAIRAQVGDKRAICGLSGGVDSAVAAALVQKAIGSQLTCVYVDHGLMRKGETEQVEKDFVAATGVQLKVVDASERFLGALAGVSDPEQKRKIIGREFIRVFEQAQLEIMREEGPEVAFLVQGTLYPDVVESGGGTGTANIKSHHNVGGLPDDIEFELVEPLRQLFKDEVRMVGQELGLPDEIVQRQPFPGPGLGIRIVGEVTKERLDLLREADAIAREELTAAGLDRDIWQCPVVLLADVRSVGVQGDGRTYGHPIVLRPVSSEDAMTADWSRLPYEVLSKISTRITNEVTDVNRVVLDVTSKPPGTIEWE; from the coding sequence GTGTCATCAGCGACTCCCGCTGCCGCCGCCCCCGACACCGTCCTGGTCGTCGACTTCGGCGCGCAGTACGCCCAGCTCATCGCCCGTCGTGTCCGCGAGGCGCGGGTCTACAGCGAGATCGTGCCGAGCTCCATGCCGGTCGAGGAGATCCTCGCCAAGAACCCGGCGGCCATCATCCTCTCCGGCGGCCCCTCGTCGGTGTACGAGGCGGGCGCCCCCACCCTGGACCGCTCCCTGTTCGAGGCCGGCGTCCCCGTCTTCGGCATGTGCTACGGCTTCCAGCTGATGGCGCAGACCCTCGGCGGCACCGTCGACAACTCCGGCGCCCGTGAGTACGGCCGCACCGAGCTGGCCGTCTCCAAGCCGTCCTCCACCCTCTTCGAGGGCACCCCGGCCGAGCAGTCGGTGTGGATGTCGCACGGCGACGCCTGCTCCGCCGCCCCCGAGGGCTTCACCGTCACCGGCTCCACGGACGTCGTCCCGGTCGCCGCCTTCGAGAACGACGAGAAGAAGCTCTACGGCGTCCAGTACCACCCCGAGGTCATGCACTCCACGCACGGGCAGCAGGTGCTGGAGCACTTCCTGTACCGGGGCGCGGGCCTGAGCCCCGACTGGACCACGGGCAACGTCATCGAGGAGCAGGTCGCGGCCATCCGCGCGCAGGTCGGCGACAAGCGCGCCATCTGCGGGCTGTCCGGCGGCGTGGACTCCGCCGTGGCCGCCGCGCTCGTCCAGAAGGCCATCGGCTCCCAGCTGACCTGCGTCTACGTCGACCACGGCCTGATGCGCAAGGGCGAGACCGAGCAGGTCGAGAAGGACTTCGTCGCCGCGACCGGCGTGCAGCTGAAGGTCGTGGACGCCAGCGAGCGGTTCCTGGGCGCGCTGGCCGGGGTCTCCGACCCCGAGCAGAAGCGGAAGATCATCGGCCGCGAGTTCATCCGGGTCTTCGAGCAGGCCCAGCTGGAGATCATGCGGGAGGAGGGCCCCGAGGTCGCCTTCCTGGTGCAGGGCACGCTCTACCCGGACGTGGTCGAGTCCGGCGGCGGTACCGGCACCGCCAACATCAAGTCCCACCACAACGTGGGCGGGCTCCCGGACGACATCGAGTTCGAGCTGGTCGAGCCGCTGCGCCAGCTGTTCAAGGACGAGGTCCGGATGGTCGGCCAGGAGCTGGGCCTGCCGGACGAGATCGTCCAGCGCCAGCCCTTCCCGGGCCCGGGCCTCGGCATCCGGATCGTCGGCGAGGTCACCAAGGAGCGGCTCGACCTGCTGCGCGAGGCCGACGCCATCGCCCGCGAGGAGCTGACCGCGGCCGGCCTGGACCGCGACATCTGGCAGTGCCCGGTGGTGCTCCTCGCGGACGTCCGCTCCGTCGGCGTCCAGGGCGACGGCCGCACCTACGGCCACCCGATCGTCCTGCGGCCGGTCTCCTCCGAGGACGCCATGACGGCCGACTGGTCCCGGCTGCCGTACGAGGTGCTCTCCAAGATCTCGACCCGGATCACCAACGAGGTCACGGACGTCAACCGCGTCGTCCTCGACGTGACCTCGAAGCCCCCGGGCACGATCGAGTGGGAGTGA
- a CDS encoding chorismate mutase codes for MTVTAADKTGARTPEAADVITGARERIDALDDRIIGLIQERMAVSAVIQEARITSGGRRVNLSREMEVLDHYREALGKPGTALAMTMLELCRGRV; via the coding sequence ATGACCGTCACCGCAGCAGACAAGACCGGCGCCCGCACCCCCGAGGCCGCCGACGTGATCACCGGCGCCCGGGAGCGGATCGACGCCCTGGACGACCGGATCATCGGGCTGATCCAGGAACGGATGGCCGTCTCCGCGGTCATCCAGGAGGCGCGGATCACCTCCGGCGGCCGACGCGTGAACCTCTCCCGCGAGATGGAGGTGCTGGACCACTACCGGGAGGCGCTGGGCAAGCCGGGCACGGCGCTGGCGATGACGATGCTGGAGCTGTGTCGCGGGCGGGTGTGA
- a CDS encoding GMC oxidoreductase, protein MSQENSVQTRDENGYDYDVLVVGSGFGGSVSALRLTEKGYRVGVLEAGRRFTRESLPKNSWDLKNYLWAPKLGMFGIQRIHLLGNVMVLAGAGVGGGSLNYANTLYVPPKPFFDDPQWRGITDWHEELTPYYDQARRMLGVRLNPTMTPSDVHLKAAAERMGCGDTFHMAPVGVFFGDGEDADGTAKAGPGEQVPDPYFGGAGPDRKACNECGECMTGCRHGAKNTLNENYLYLAEKAGAVVHPMTTAVSVTDDSRGGFAVATLPTDHKKRGKGGKRGNRGKDAGRTFTARRVVLAAGTYGTQTLLHRMKAGGQLPYLSDALGELTRTNSEALVGAQTDDRRYRNATGEPRADFTRGVAITSSIHPDANTHIEPVRYGKGSNSMGGLSILQVPYAGQTASGASRVLGFLGHAAKHPLLVLRSLSNRKWSERTIIGLVMQSLDNSLTTHLKPTGVGKGLLTARQGHGSPNPKQIKAATDGASALAAEINGFAGSNVGELMGTPLTAHFLGGCPIGASRETGVIDPYHRLYGHPGISVVDGAAVSANLGVNPSLTITAQAERAMSYWPNKGESDPRPAQGAGYERVAAVAPRSPAVPEQAFGALRLPFLEMPTVPPKK, encoded by the coding sequence GTGTCGCAGGAGAACTCTGTCCAGACCCGGGACGAGAACGGGTACGACTACGACGTCCTCGTCGTGGGATCCGGCTTCGGCGGCTCCGTCTCCGCCCTCCGCCTCACCGAGAAGGGCTACCGCGTCGGCGTCCTGGAGGCCGGCCGCCGCTTCACCCGGGAGTCGCTGCCCAAGAACTCCTGGGACCTGAAGAACTACCTCTGGGCGCCGAAGCTCGGCATGTTCGGCATCCAGCGCATCCACCTGCTCGGGAATGTCATGGTCCTGGCAGGCGCCGGGGTCGGCGGCGGCTCGCTCAACTACGCCAACACCCTGTACGTGCCGCCGAAGCCCTTCTTCGACGACCCCCAGTGGCGCGGCATCACCGACTGGCACGAGGAACTGACGCCGTACTACGACCAGGCCCGGCGCATGCTCGGGGTCCGGCTCAACCCGACGATGACCCCCTCCGACGTGCACCTGAAGGCCGCCGCCGAGCGGATGGGCTGCGGCGACACCTTCCACATGGCCCCGGTCGGCGTCTTCTTCGGCGACGGCGAGGACGCCGACGGCACGGCGAAGGCCGGGCCGGGCGAGCAGGTGCCCGACCCGTACTTCGGCGGCGCGGGCCCCGACCGCAAGGCCTGCAACGAGTGCGGCGAGTGCATGACCGGCTGCCGGCACGGCGCGAAGAACACCCTCAACGAGAACTACCTCTACCTCGCCGAGAAGGCCGGTGCCGTCGTCCACCCGATGACCACGGCCGTCTCCGTCACGGACGACTCGCGCGGCGGCTTCGCGGTCGCCACGCTCCCCACCGACCACAAGAAGCGCGGCAAGGGTGGAAAGCGCGGGAACCGCGGGAAGGACGCGGGCCGCACTTTCACCGCCCGCCGCGTCGTCCTGGCCGCCGGCACCTACGGCACCCAGACCCTGCTGCACCGTATGAAGGCGGGCGGCCAGCTCCCGTACCTGTCGGACGCGCTCGGCGAGCTGACCCGCACCAACTCCGAGGCACTGGTCGGCGCCCAGACCGACGACCGGCGCTACCGCAACGCCACCGGCGAGCCGCGGGCCGACTTCACGCGCGGCGTCGCCATCACGTCCTCCATCCACCCGGACGCCAACACCCACATCGAACCGGTCCGTTACGGCAAGGGCTCCAACTCGATGGGCGGCCTGTCCATCCTCCAGGTCCCCTACGCCGGGCAGACCGCCTCGGGCGCCTCGCGCGTCCTGGGCTTCCTCGGCCACGCGGCCAAGCACCCGCTGCTGGTCCTGCGGTCGCTCTCCAACCGCAAGTGGTCCGAGCGGACCATCATCGGCCTGGTCATGCAGTCCCTGGACAACTCCCTGACCACGCACCTGAAACCGACGGGCGTCGGCAAGGGCCTGCTCACCGCGCGCCAGGGCCACGGCTCGCCCAACCCCAAGCAGATCAAGGCCGCCACCGACGGTGCTTCCGCACTCGCCGCCGAGATCAACGGCTTCGCCGGCTCCAACGTCGGCGAGCTGATGGGCACCCCGCTCACCGCCCACTTCCTCGGCGGCTGCCCGATAGGCGCCTCCCGCGAGACCGGCGTCATAGACCCCTACCACCGCCTCTACGGCCACCCCGGCATCTCGGTCGTCGACGGCGCCGCCGTCTCGGCCAACCTCGGCGTCAATCCGTCCCTGACCATCACCGCGCAGGCCGAGCGCGCGATGTCGTACTGGCCCAACAAGGGCGAGAGCGACCCGCGCCCCGCGCAGGGCGCCGGGTACGAGCGGGTGGCCGCCGTCGCGCCCCGGTCGCCGGCCGTTCCGGAGCAGGCCTTCGGCGCGCTGCGCCTGCCGTTCCTGGAGATGCCGACGGTGCCGCCGAAGAAGTAG